A window of Ptychodera flava strain L36383 chromosome 1, AS_Pfla_20210202, whole genome shotgun sequence contains these coding sequences:
- the LOC139152122 gene encoding antigen WC1.1-like has protein sequence MMTYQATTYVFVLVTLIGRVVGVTADSANVRLVDGDSPYDGQVELYDKTLDKWLPVLYKGYDLYSDWSLDEADIVCRELGFPGAMWRAQELGALREDIRLRVYNIRCENKASLVDCSYKTGDKPEDTAAAKVRCFYDGYCGRYEYRYISVPAPYITDNNLTIQACLQYCTNEPGNHRYIGLRRGNRCHCINDVLDFEKRDIGYGWACSGDDAQVCGSRKGYDIYLSRYQ, from the exons ATGATGACTTATCAAGCAACAACATACGTCTTCGTTCTGGTCACGCTGATCGGTCGAGTTGTCGGTGTTACCGCAG ATTCGGCAAATGTTCGATTGGTTGACGGAGATTCACCCTACGATGGTCAGGTTGAACTGTACGACAAGACATTGGATAAATGGCTTCCAGTCTTGTATAAAGGTTATGACCTTTATAGCGATTGGAGCCTTGATGAAGCAGACATCGTCTGCAGGGAATTAG GATTTCCCGGGGCGATGTGGCGTGCACAAGAACTCGGTGCTCTGAGAGAAGATATAAGGCTCCGCGTTTATAACATCCGGTGTGAAAACAAGGCATCTCTCGTTGACTGTTCTTACAAAACTGGAGACAAACCTGAAGACACAGCTGCGGCTAAAGTGAGATGTTTCT ATGATGGGTATTGTGGCCGGTATGAATATCGTTATATATCGGTACCTGCGCCTTACATTACCGATAATAATTTGACAATCCAGGCATGCTTGCAATATTGTACCAATGAACCTGGCAATCACCGTTACATTGGCTTACGTCGAGGCAATAGATGTCACTGTATAAATGACGTATTAGACTTTGAAAAAAGAGACATAGGCTATGGATGGGCATGTTCTGGTGATGACGCACAGGTTTGTGGGTCCCGGAAAGGATATGATATATATTTAAGTAGGTATCAATGA
- the LOC139123071 gene encoding seizure protein 6 homolog: protein MTTIYSPGFPGSYSPNESCSWTPETSTDGVLGTELIFLNLGRHDALEISESSDVGWHYFENLSTPIYSCSNKIQLSFVSRTRNLAEVSFIVKFREAIPDCRSPFNVTDQSVIFESFCPYFHGDVVSITCKRGYELDSVHGSIECLEDGKWNDTVPQCAETPKTGSIIGALVGTLVTVVVVMTVATLLVVFIRKRMSGELQQSTVLEYYEVSDFQRYENVSTRDRSIDPVSSQQQYNVEDINDETENRQRKQYGNVDNIAYESAGKGEDNIYTEISDTAATDS from the exons ATGACAACCATCTACTCACCTGGATTCCCTGGCTCCTATTCACCCAATGAATCATGCTCATGGACTCCAGAGACTTCGACAGATGGAGTGTTAGGAACCGAATTAATCTTTTTAAACTTGGGAAGACACGACGCACTTGAAATATCTGAATCCTCCGATGTAGGGTggcattattttgaaaatcttaGTACACCAATTTATTCTTGTTCaaacaaaatacaactttcCTTCGTTTCTCGTACAAGAAACTTGGCAGAAGTGTCCTTCATCGTAAAGTTCAGAG AGGCCATTCCTGATTGCCGATCACCATTCAACGTGACCGACCAAAGCGtgatatttgaaagtttttgtCCATATTTTCATGGGGATGTTGTATCCATAACGTGCAAGAGAGGTTATGAGTTGGACAGTGTTCATGGAAGTATAGAATGCCTTGAAGATGGGAAGTGGAATGACACTGTGCCACAATGTGCCG AAACACCCAAGACTGGATCTATAATCG GTGCTTTAGTGGGTACATTAGTGACAGTTGTCGTCGTAATGACTGTTGCTACTCTCCTGGTGGTCTTCATTCGCAAAAG GATGTCTGGTGAATTACAACAAAGTACTGTACTAGAATATTATGAAGTCTCCGATTTTCAGCGATATGAAAATGTCAGTACTCGTGACAGATCAATTGATCCAGTGTCCAGTCAACAGCAATATAACGTGGAAGATATCAACGATGAAACAGAAAACAGACAGAGGAAGCAATATGGAAATGTGGACAATATAGCATACGAGTCAGCCGGCAAAGGCGAAGACAACATCTACACAGAGATAAGTGATACTGCAGCAACTGATAGTTGA